Proteins from a single region of Desulfolutivibrio sulfoxidireducens:
- a CDS encoding tetratricopeptide repeat protein: MARKKKSSAPRLDPVVAGIFLLAAMAVGFYLGTLYQGSRNSTPAASTPQAAAKQEPDLSARIAAAEAKTKTDSKNPEAWSDLGNVYFDADQPAKAVAAYEKSLELKPKNPDVLTDMGVMYRRLNLPLRAVESFDAALAVNPTHVIAAFNKSIVQLHDLNKPDDALKTLQALKAKKPDAILPGGRKIDDLISELKGSGSASPSFMR; this comes from the coding sequence ATGGCCCGTAAAAAGAAATCGTCCGCCCCGCGCCTCGACCCCGTGGTCGCCGGCATCTTCCTTCTGGCCGCCATGGCCGTCGGCTTCTACCTGGGAACCCTTTACCAGGGTTCGCGCAATTCCACGCCGGCCGCGTCGACCCCCCAGGCCGCCGCCAAACAGGAACCCGATCTTTCCGCCCGCATCGCCGCCGCCGAGGCCAAGACCAAAACCGATTCCAAAAATCCCGAGGCCTGGAGCGACCTGGGCAACGTCTACTTCGACGCCGACCAGCCGGCCAAGGCCGTGGCCGCCTATGAGAAATCCCTGGAGCTCAAACCCAAAAACCCCGACGTGCTCACGGACATGGGCGTCATGTACCGTCGCCTCAACCTGCCCCTGCGCGCCGTGGAAAGTTTCGACGCCGCACTGGCCGTAAATCCCACTCACGTCATCGCCGCCTTCAATAAAAGCATCGTCCAGCTCCATGACCTCAACAAACCCGACGACGCGCTCAAAACCCTCCAGGCCCTCAAGGCCAAAAAGCCCGACGCCATCCTCCCCGGCGGCCGTAAGATCGACGACCTCATAAGCGAGCTCAAGGGCTCCGGCTCCGCTTCCCCTTCCTTCATGCGCTAA
- a CDS encoding portal protein — MAEKTVFGGLLPPADDPRAVGRRVFEVLEEAVRAKMDLGLHEMWARNYRLGRNRPWRGATPAGVPLSSANLLHMHRQRTVNMLTDNSPTFNVTRVGDAGDEDVFLTMERLAGHWWIEQEQQAALEKSVLNGETYGVAVEKVIFDPDLEYGLGEVRTVVVDPFRFAVFPPACLDVRDAEAVLHFEPVSLREIARRWPKAAHLVRSDADYLHELVDQRREVARGESGRRGFLARVGEVLGTVFGAAGRSRVPGDQALVCECWVRDYRLDGDRPAYPGGIRCVTVVNGGDLVLDDRGNPSVNPELSPEEASRTYLYDRFPFAVVNSVTDPASIWGASDFEQLENLQMEINKCLSQLTYHKDRCARPKIINPRDSGVANAAFNNRLGIINPASMAAAQGIRYLEFANNTKDIEAVLGIYKELFLQIAGSHELEQAVDNARPVIAHKAIAALLEQAETMMRGKVRNYSRLIRERGRMFLSHVQNWYGEERFITFAKDGGTAVAPVRGDALRVPARLSVVSGSTMPVSRVQQREEALALFEMGAIDRRDLLEKLDWSGREALLGRVEAAAVAALSDPGAADAIPPVQAG; from the coding sequence ATGGCTGAGAAAACTGTGTTCGGGGGGCTTTTGCCGCCGGCCGACGATCCGCGCGCCGTGGGGCGTCGGGTGTTCGAGGTGTTGGAAGAGGCGGTGCGGGCCAAGATGGACCTGGGGCTGCACGAGATGTGGGCCAGGAACTACCGCCTGGGGCGCAACCGGCCCTGGCGCGGCGCGACCCCGGCCGGGGTGCCGCTTTCCAGCGCCAACCTTTTGCACATGCACCGGCAACGCACCGTGAACATGCTCACGGACAACAGCCCCACCTTCAACGTCACCCGGGTGGGCGACGCCGGGGATGAGGACGTCTTTCTGACCATGGAGCGTCTGGCCGGGCATTGGTGGATCGAGCAGGAACAGCAGGCCGCGCTGGAGAAGTCGGTCCTAAACGGCGAGACCTACGGCGTGGCCGTGGAAAAGGTGATCTTTGATCCGGACCTGGAATACGGGTTGGGCGAGGTGCGCACGGTGGTGGTCGATCCGTTCCGCTTCGCGGTTTTTCCGCCGGCTTGCCTGGACGTGCGCGATGCCGAGGCGGTGCTTCATTTCGAGCCCGTAAGCCTGCGCGAGATCGCCAGGCGCTGGCCAAAGGCGGCCCATCTGGTGCGTAGCGACGCCGATTATCTGCACGAGCTGGTGGATCAGAGGCGCGAGGTGGCCAGGGGAGAATCCGGACGGCGGGGATTTCTGGCCCGGGTGGGCGAGGTGCTGGGAACGGTGTTCGGCGCGGCCGGGAGGTCCCGGGTGCCCGGCGACCAGGCCCTGGTGTGCGAGTGCTGGGTCAGGGACTATCGCCTGGACGGGGACCGGCCGGCCTATCCCGGCGGCATCCGGTGCGTGACCGTGGTCAACGGCGGGGATCTGGTGCTGGACGACCGGGGAAACCCGAGCGTCAATCCGGAACTTTCCCCCGAGGAGGCGTCGCGAACCTACCTGTACGACAGGTTCCCCTTCGCGGTGGTCAACTCCGTCACCGATCCGGCCAGCATCTGGGGCGCGTCGGATTTCGAGCAGCTTGAAAATCTCCAGATGGAGATCAACAAGTGCCTCTCCCAGCTCACCTACCACAAGGATCGCTGCGCCCGGCCCAAGATCATCAATCCCCGGGATTCCGGGGTGGCCAACGCGGCCTTCAACAACCGCCTGGGGATCATCAATCCGGCCTCCATGGCCGCGGCCCAGGGCATCCGCTATTTGGAATTCGCCAACAACACCAAGGACATCGAGGCGGTGCTCGGCATCTACAAGGAGCTTTTCCTCCAGATCGCCGGGTCCCATGAACTGGAGCAGGCCGTGGACAACGCCCGGCCGGTCATCGCCCACAAGGCCATCGCCGCGCTTCTGGAGCAGGCCGAGACCATGATGCGCGGCAAGGTCCGCAACTATTCGCGGCTGATCCGCGAACGGGGGCGTATGTTTCTAAGCCATGTCCAGAACTGGTACGGCGAGGAGCGCTTTATCACCTTCGCCAAAGACGGCGGCACGGCCGTGGCGCCGGTGCGCGGGGATGCGCTTCGCGTGCCGGCCAGGCTGTCCGTGGTCTCGGGATCGACCATGCCCGTGTCCCGGGTGCAGCAGCGCGAGGAGGCCCTGGCCCTTTTCGAGATGGGGGCCATCGACCGCCGGGACCTTCTGGAGAAGCTCGACTGGTCCGGCCGGGAGGCGCTTTTGGGTCGCGTCGAGGCGGCGGCGGTCGCGGCCTTGTCCGATCCTGGGGCGGCGGATGCGATACCGCCCGTTCAGGCCGGGTAG
- a CDS encoding phage major capsid protein, with the protein MALTLSEIEAVTNDYFAAADGKAVDIYFGSSFLLDFLMNRRMGIFERPGGGEKIRIPLNYSDAEGGFFTRSDPLSSDDRASISAAFFEWKHAYGNATVYLTDEIEAAGDYAAVQFVTQKIETAQKTCANWLASTLYSAGGDEAPTLTGLRSLTGGDPDAPYGGIAENELVAADGATPWRAVTDTAAAEMSLEVLQNLRSAAKISDGRDGKPNVAVTTEALYNKISRILQVQQRFVSDDDAARAGFTHLVFEGMILAADDFCPAGYLFGLNTNHLGFAIHQDGFFARRPWIELDGPAGKTMKILWHGNLVCSNRKAHAAHANLS; encoded by the coding sequence ATGGCGCTGACCCTTTCCGAAATCGAGGCCGTCACCAACGACTACTTCGCCGCCGCCGACGGCAAGGCCGTGGACATCTACTTCGGCAGCTCCTTTCTGCTGGATTTTCTCATGAACCGGCGCATGGGCATCTTCGAACGCCCGGGGGGCGGCGAAAAGATCCGCATCCCGCTGAACTACTCCGACGCCGAGGGCGGGTTTTTCACCCGCTCCGATCCCCTGTCCTCGGATGACCGGGCAAGCATCAGCGCGGCGTTTTTCGAGTGGAAACACGCCTACGGCAACGCCACGGTCTATCTCACCGACGAGATCGAGGCCGCCGGGGACTACGCCGCCGTGCAGTTCGTGACCCAGAAGATCGAGACCGCCCAGAAGACCTGCGCCAACTGGCTGGCCTCGACCCTGTATTCCGCCGGCGGCGACGAGGCCCCCACCCTGACCGGGCTGCGCTCCCTTACCGGCGGCGATCCGGACGCGCCCTACGGCGGCATCGCCGAGAACGAGCTGGTGGCCGCCGACGGCGCCACGCCCTGGCGGGCCGTCACCGACACCGCGGCGGCCGAGATGAGCCTCGAGGTCCTGCAGAACCTGCGCTCGGCGGCCAAGATCTCCGACGGCCGCGACGGCAAGCCCAACGTGGCCGTGACCACCGAGGCCCTCTACAACAAGATCTCGCGCATCCTCCAGGTGCAGCAGCGCTTCGTCTCCGACGACGACGCGGCCCGGGCCGGATTCACCCACCTGGTCTTCGAGGGCATGATCCTGGCCGCCGACGACTTCTGCCCGGCCGGATACCTCTTTGGCCTGAACACCAACCACCTGGGCTTCGCCATCCACCAGGACGGGTTCTTCGCCCGCCGGCCGTGGATCGAACTCGACGGCCCGGCCGGCAAGACCATGAAGATCCTGTGGCACGGCAACCTGGTGTGCTCCAACCGGAAGGCCCACGCCGCCCACGCCAACCTGTCCTAA
- a CDS encoding terminase small subunit, with the protein MGDSPENTVQRIVLTERQERFVEEYLVDLNARQAAIRAGYSPKTAHSAGPRLRRLPQVAARIERAMAERTERVRIEQDRVVAELARLAFSDVRQFADWDDGGVRIKESEALGPEQSACIAEIVESPGKDGRKLRVKLHGKTRALEVLCRHLGLFEKKPEVAGDTIIRVITRAPEPSGDGREDDSQRLVPGPGSPGDDA; encoded by the coding sequence ATGGGAGATTCGCCTGAAAACACGGTCCAAAGGATCGTCCTCACCGAACGCCAGGAGCGTTTCGTCGAGGAATACCTCGTGGACTTAAACGCCAGACAGGCCGCCATTCGGGCCGGATACAGTCCAAAAACAGCCCATTCCGCCGGGCCTCGCCTGAGACGGCTGCCCCAGGTCGCGGCCCGCATCGAGCGGGCCATGGCCGAACGCACCGAGCGCGTCCGCATCGAGCAGGATCGGGTGGTCGCGGAACTGGCCCGGCTGGCCTTCTCGGATGTGCGCCAGTTCGCGGACTGGGACGACGGCGGCGTCCGGATCAAGGAATCCGAGGCCCTGGGGCCGGAGCAGTCGGCCTGCATCGCCGAGATCGTCGAATCCCCGGGGAAGGACGGCCGCAAGCTGCGGGTCAAGCTGCACGGCAAGACCCGGGCCCTCGAGGTTCTTTGCCGGCACCTGGGGCTGTTCGAGAAAAAGCCCGAGGTCGCCGGGGACACGATCATTCGGGTGATCACCCGGGCCCCCGAGCCGTCCGGAGATGGCAGGGAGGACGATTCCCAGAGGCTTGTCCCTGGGCCGGGTTCCCCGGGGGACGACGCATGA
- a CDS encoding integrase core domain-containing protein, producing MDERVRFVVETQLGMKSIQQLCHDYGISRKTGYKWLERHAEGGFEACMDQSRAPHSCPHKTSDKIEARLIELRNIYPKWGPKKLVALLEMEMKESHVISASTAGDILYRHGLVVPRKVKKRNYGKTKTHFLREPTSANDVWAVDYKGWFRTKDHFVCHPLTVTDLHSRYVLWCKGHRKQSASEVEKDFETIFTTYGVPLALRMDNGSPFGSTGPGGLTYLSLRWMQIGIDIEFITPGKPQQNGSHERMHRTLKFEAILPPARDIYEQQYRFDAWRERFNTLRPHESLQQKTPGSVYSPSPRRYTGRKGFTYPGYFEVRSVRKDGMFFWKGTLRFVGEAFGKEQIGLVRDHEDRWLVFAGEMLVGWFHESLSGVRPLSEWESFCGRDGRRPPTGSL from the coding sequence ATGGATGAGCGTGTTCGATTCGTCGTTGAAACACAACTGGGCATGAAATCGATCCAGCAGCTTTGCCATGACTATGGAATCAGTCGCAAGACAGGCTATAAGTGGTTAGAAAGGCATGCTGAAGGTGGTTTTGAAGCCTGTATGGATCAAAGTCGAGCGCCTCATTCATGTCCACATAAGACCAGTGACAAGATAGAAGCACGGCTAATTGAGTTGCGCAACATCTATCCAAAGTGGGGTCCGAAAAAGCTTGTTGCGCTTCTTGAAATGGAGATGAAGGAAAGCCACGTCATCTCAGCGAGCACCGCAGGAGATATATTGTATCGCCATGGCTTGGTAGTTCCCAGAAAAGTAAAAAAACGAAATTACGGGAAGACGAAAACCCATTTTTTGAGGGAGCCAACATCTGCCAACGATGTATGGGCTGTGGATTATAAAGGATGGTTCCGGACCAAAGACCATTTCGTCTGCCATCCATTAACCGTAACAGATTTGCATAGCCGATATGTCTTGTGGTGCAAGGGGCACAGAAAACAATCGGCCTCTGAAGTAGAAAAAGATTTTGAAACAATCTTCACTACGTATGGAGTGCCACTGGCACTCAGAATGGACAATGGTTCCCCGTTTGGCTCAACTGGACCAGGAGGGCTGACATATTTAAGTCTGAGATGGATGCAGATTGGAATTGATATAGAATTCATAACTCCTGGGAAGCCGCAACAAAACGGAAGCCATGAGCGTATGCATAGAACATTGAAGTTTGAAGCTATATTGCCACCAGCACGTGATATATATGAACAGCAGTATCGTTTTGACGCCTGGAGAGAACGATTTAATACGCTTCGTCCCCATGAATCCTTGCAGCAGAAAACGCCAGGATCGGTATATTCTCCATCGCCTCGGCGTTATACTGGTAGAAAGGGATTCACATATCCAGGTTACTTTGAGGTCCGGTCCGTTCGAAAAGACGGCATGTTTTTTTGGAAGGGGACACTGCGTTTTGTCGGCGAGGCATTCGGAAAAGAACAGATCGGCCTGGTCCGTGACCACGAAGATCGATGGCTTGTGTTTGCCGGAGAGATGCTTGTGGGGTGGTTTCATGAATCGTTGTCGGGAGTTAGGCCCCTGAGCGAATGGGAATCATTTTGTGGCCGAGATGGGCGGCGGCCTCCGACGGGCTCTTTGTAG
- a CDS encoding transglutaminase domain-containing protein — protein MSQLYDYLLTLEAAPEDDRTGSALCALYLGVAATGTCGVTTQGTVPCDGVVPGREDQDGYDPAEGGCTGIVLPGLVASGAAACAPGAEVVLPVPECRALGPEWFPAVGDAVLPAPEVSGTARTLVVSVSALPPLFALALAGAAAGAELPRPEAAGATGAVAEVLLPGVWTLLSASGLDRRADGQARVPVPEVEAYACALANPVVRRTPSSTVVRLLNRDSAVLSLLARTLAGELEDMDEKAAALLYAVSNLLTYVSDPESLDYGDQWTCAVATWFRGYGDCEDGAVLLHGLLLALGADANRVVTIFGRVGSDNLGHAWTCYKRQADEAWTILDWTTGARSPLAGPDDLPRVDQSPDYHGVEYALTGERFTQARMSVAEFFPSVRADELLLPLPECAGETNLSGRGAVSLVPVSGLFGTLACRGDAGGMAGMEIPGLDVSGAAGWRSGRVEMPGPDCAAASGATGGAVLPVPGAAATAGARAAGTMRISPLRASGVGCCAAVCAAGCRLPRTRLRGVGLAGVRAAGVAGLPGPAVVLAGCAGGVAWARMAVPELGVVAGGFFDVSGGGVALCGPPAAFGSGVADAGAFAGVRLGYRDGEVW, from the coding sequence ATGAGCCAGCTCTACGACTACCTCCTGACCCTGGAGGCCGCTCCCGAGGACGACCGGACCGGTTCGGCCCTGTGCGCCCTGTACCTTGGCGTCGCGGCCACGGGAACCTGCGGCGTGACCACCCAGGGAACCGTGCCCTGCGACGGGGTGGTTCCCGGGCGGGAGGACCAGGACGGATACGATCCGGCCGAGGGCGGCTGCACAGGCATCGTGCTGCCCGGGCTTGTCGCGTCCGGAGCGGCCGCGTGCGCCCCGGGGGCCGAGGTGGTCCTGCCGGTCCCGGAGTGCCGGGCGCTCGGGCCGGAATGGTTTCCGGCCGTGGGGGACGCGGTCCTGCCGGCCCCGGAGGTCTCGGGCACGGCCCGGACCCTGGTCGTCTCCGTGAGCGCCCTGCCGCCCCTTTTCGCCCTGGCCCTGGCCGGGGCCGCGGCCGGCGCGGAGTTGCCCCGGCCCGAGGCCGCCGGCGCGACCGGGGCCGTGGCCGAGGTCCTCTTGCCGGGCGTCTGGACGCTTCTTTCCGCCTCGGGCCTGGACCGGCGGGCCGACGGCCAGGCGCGGGTCCCGGTTCCCGAGGTGGAGGCCTATGCCTGCGCCCTGGCCAATCCCGTGGTCCGGCGCACCCCGTCCTCCACCGTGGTGCGCCTGCTCAACCGGGACAGCGCGGTCCTTTCCCTTCTGGCCCGGACCCTGGCCGGGGAACTCGAGGACATGGACGAGAAGGCCGCGGCCCTGCTGTACGCCGTCTCGAATCTCCTGACCTACGTCAGCGACCCCGAGTCCCTGGACTACGGCGACCAGTGGACCTGCGCCGTGGCTACCTGGTTTCGCGGCTACGGGGACTGCGAGGACGGGGCCGTGCTCCTGCATGGCCTGCTTCTGGCCCTGGGCGCGGACGCGAACCGGGTGGTGACCATCTTCGGCCGGGTCGGCTCGGACAACCTGGGCCACGCCTGGACCTGCTACAAGCGCCAGGCCGACGAGGCCTGGACCATCCTGGACTGGACCACCGGGGCCAGATCGCCTCTTGCCGGGCCGGACGACCTTCCCCGGGTGGACCAGAGCCCGGACTACCACGGCGTGGAATACGCCCTGACCGGGGAGCGCTTCACCCAGGCCAGGATGTCCGTGGCCGAGTTTTTTCCGTCCGTGCGGGCCGATGAGCTTCTCCTGCCCCTGCCGGAATGCGCGGGCGAAACCAATCTGTCCGGCCGGGGCGCGGTCAGTCTGGTCCCGGTTTCAGGGCTCTTCGGGACCCTGGCCTGCCGGGGGGACGCCGGGGGAATGGCCGGGATGGAAATCCCGGGCCTGGACGTTTCCGGGGCGGCCGGGTGGCGCTCCGGCCGGGTGGAGATGCCGGGGCCGGACTGCGCGGCCGCATCCGGCGCCACGGGCGGCGCGGTGTTGCCCGTGCCCGGAGCGGCCGCGACCGCCGGGGCCAGGGCCGCGGGAACCATGCGGATTTCGCCGCTTCGAGCCTCGGGTGTGGGATGTTGCGCGGCGGTCTGTGCGGCCGGATGCCGTCTGCCCCGGACGCGGCTGCGGGGCGTGGGCTTGGCCGGGGTCAGGGCCGCTGGCGTGGCGGGGCTGCCCGGCCCGGCCGTGGTCTTGGCCGGATGTGCGGGGGGTGTCGCCTGGGCGCGGATGGCCGTTCCGGAGCTTGGGGTCGTGGCTGGCGGATTTTTCGACGTGTCCGGAGGCGGGGTGGCCCTGTGCGGCCCGCCGGCGGCCTTCGGGAGCGGTGTGGCCGACGCCGGGGCCTTCGCCGGGGTCAGGCTCGGGTATCGCGACGGGGAGGTGTGGTGA
- a CDS encoding terminase large subunit domain-containing protein — MDVIIEYDPQPKQALLHRVRANEILFGGAAGPGKSHALRFEALLWCLRIPHLQAYLFRRTVPELEKNHVLPSLDQFPRHVGSYNVARRAWEFKNGSRLHFCSCNTEKDVFRYQGAEIHLLLIDELTALTEFQYDYLRARVRCSLDVPGKYRCRIPGVVCATNPGGVGHGFVKARWVDFAPPGVPTRAPKNQGGMVRCHIPARLDDNPILKSRDPDYVHRLDALPEPLRTAYKDGRWDVFFGQAFAFSRARHVVAPRPVPEHAPLYMSFDWGYGAPFSVGWWWVDQDGRLYRFAEWYGFTGAPGQGLRMTDPLLARGIREREERQGLAGRSIIRLAGPDCFAKKPDYRGGGQGPSTAEEFAREGIYLTPGDPSRLLKIRQFHERLRQPDDASPPMLQVYDTCEQFIRTIPLLTADRRNVEDIDTAGEDHVYDEACHVCMARPLALARDVPENEGGRIIERLLSPGHDDTDPFSRDDMEES, encoded by the coding sequence ATGGACGTGATCATCGAGTATGATCCCCAGCCCAAGCAGGCCCTGCTGCACCGGGTCCGGGCCAACGAGATCCTTTTCGGCGGGGCGGCCGGACCCGGCAAGAGCCACGCCCTGCGCTTCGAGGCCCTGTTGTGGTGCCTGCGCATCCCGCATCTTCAGGCCTATCTGTTTCGGCGCACCGTCCCGGAACTGGAAAAAAATCATGTCCTGCCCTCGCTGGACCAGTTTCCGCGCCATGTGGGGAGCTACAACGTCGCCCGGCGGGCCTGGGAGTTCAAAAACGGCTCACGCCTGCATTTTTGCTCGTGCAACACCGAAAAAGACGTCTTTCGCTATCAGGGCGCGGAGATCCATCTTCTGCTCATCGACGAGCTGACCGCCCTGACCGAATTCCAGTACGACTACCTGCGCGCCCGGGTGCGCTGCTCCCTTGACGTGCCCGGAAAATATCGCTGCCGCATCCCGGGCGTCGTGTGCGCCACGAACCCCGGCGGCGTGGGGCATGGCTTCGTCAAGGCCCGCTGGGTGGACTTCGCCCCGCCGGGCGTGCCCACCCGGGCCCCGAAAAACCAGGGCGGCATGGTGCGCTGCCACATTCCGGCCCGCCTGGACGACAACCCCATTCTCAAAAGCCGCGACCCGGACTACGTCCACCGTCTGGACGCCCTTCCCGAACCCCTGCGCACCGCCTACAAGGACGGCCGGTGGGACGTCTTTTTCGGCCAGGCCTTCGCCTTCTCCAGGGCCCGGCACGTGGTTGCGCCCAGACCCGTGCCGGAACACGCCCCCCTGTATATGAGTTTCGACTGGGGCTACGGCGCGCCCTTCTCCGTGGGCTGGTGGTGGGTGGACCAAGACGGCAGGCTCTACCGTTTCGCCGAATGGTACGGCTTCACCGGCGCCCCGGGCCAGGGCCTGCGCATGACCGATCCGCTTCTCGCCCGGGGCATCCGGGAACGCGAGGAGCGCCAGGGCCTTGCCGGACGCTCGATCATCCGGTTGGCCGGGCCGGACTGCTTCGCCAAAAAACCAGACTACCGGGGCGGCGGCCAGGGACCGAGCACGGCCGAGGAATTCGCCCGGGAGGGGATTTACCTGACCCCGGGGGACCCCTCGCGGCTGCTCAAGATCCGTCAGTTCCACGAGCGCCTGCGGCAACCGGACGACGCAAGCCCGCCCATGCTCCAGGTCTACGACACCTGTGAGCAGTTCATCCGCACCATCCCGCTTTTGACCGCCGACCGGCGCAATGTGGAGGACATCGACACCGCCGGCGAGGATCACGTCTACGACGAGGCCTGCCACGTGTGCATGGCCCGGCCCCTGGCCCTGGCCCGGGACGTCCCCGAAAACGAGGGCGGCCGGATCATCGAACGGCTTCTTTCCCCGGGACACGATGACACCGACCCTTTTTCCCGTGACGACATGGAGGAATCATGA
- a CDS encoding response regulator yields MDDTAAELARLKAAQARLAAEHDAVVERLRVCEESARKKARFLSELSHDLRTPINGVLGMIQLAMASKTCPEAREFLDMAQTSATTLLSLVNELLELSAVESGRLSLVEKLFDPRAEFEPMLRNFKTQSQWKNVEFTYRIDDLVPLRLIGDAARTKQVLVNLLGNSFANTKKGFISVAIGLWGGEGKGAGRPGTMLPPGRVALQFTVKDTGIGIDPSRQADLFEPYAPGADSLDMKHGRGSSLGLAVCKRLVAMMHGDIWLDSAEGRGSAFTFTVEYGLCDESRPRPAPPETVSVPVPPGNLRILLAEDEPVNRIFTVRALQRLGFTVLTAVDGKEALQVLSREPVDLVLMDIQMPRLNGLDATRAIRAGQVPGLDPGIPIVALTAFAMESDKMRGLEAGMDEYVTKPFEVPVLMDIIRRVLD; encoded by the coding sequence ATGGACGACACGGCCGCCGAACTCGCCCGACTCAAGGCCGCGCAGGCCCGCCTCGCGGCGGAGCACGACGCCGTCGTGGAACGCCTGCGGGTCTGCGAGGAATCCGCGCGGAAAAAGGCGCGTTTCTTGTCCGAACTGAGCCACGATCTGCGCACCCCCATAAACGGCGTCCTGGGCATGATCCAACTGGCCATGGCCTCCAAAACGTGCCCCGAGGCTCGCGAATTCCTGGACATGGCCCAGACCTCGGCAACGACGCTGCTGTCGCTGGTCAACGAGCTGCTGGAGCTTTCCGCCGTGGAGTCGGGCCGGCTTTCCCTGGTGGAAAAGCTCTTCGACCCCCGGGCAGAATTCGAGCCGATGCTGCGCAACTTCAAGACCCAAAGCCAGTGGAAAAACGTCGAGTTCACCTACCGTATCGACGACCTGGTGCCGCTTCGCCTCATCGGCGACGCCGCGCGGACCAAGCAGGTCCTGGTCAATCTTTTGGGCAACTCCTTCGCCAACACCAAAAAAGGCTTCATTTCCGTGGCCATCGGGCTTTGGGGCGGCGAGGGCAAGGGTGCCGGGCGGCCCGGGACCATGCTTCCCCCCGGCCGCGTCGCGCTCCAGTTCACGGTCAAGGACACGGGCATCGGCATAGATCCGTCGCGTCAGGCCGATCTGTTCGAACCCTACGCCCCGGGCGCCGACTCCCTGGACATGAAACACGGACGCGGTTCCAGCCTGGGCCTCGCCGTGTGCAAACGGCTGGTGGCCATGATGCACGGGGACATCTGGCTGGACTCGGCCGAAGGACGCGGCAGCGCGTTCACCTTCACTGTGGAATACGGCCTGTGCGACGAGTCCAGGCCCCGCCCCGCGCCACCGGAAACCGTGTCGGTCCCGGTACCGCCGGGCAACCTGAGAATCCTTTTGGCCGAGGACGAACCGGTCAACCGCATCTTCACCGTGCGCGCCCTGCAGCGGCTTGGTTTCACCGTGCTCACCGCGGTCGACGGCAAGGAGGCCCTGCAGGTCTTAAGCCGCGAGCCCGTTGATCTGGTGCTCATGGATATCCAGATGCCGCGCTTAAACGGCCTGGACGCCACCCGGGCCATCCGGGCCGGCCAGGTTCCGGGCCTTGACCCAGGCATCCCTATCGTGGCCCTGACCGCGTTCGCCATGGAAAGCGACAAGATGCGCGGTCTGGAGGCCGGCATGGACGAGTACGTCACCAAGCCCTTCGAGGTGCCCGTGCTCATGGACATCATCCGGCGCGTTTTGGACTGA
- a CDS encoding FmdB family zinc ribbon protein, which yields MPLYDFHCASCGRMFEELGPADAPPPACPACGGKTRRLMSVGRGYRADADWIASVTEVVDKDSRAPHVRAFLDSPDRATYRSWLRGERIRPLEAGEGKRPRDPGRETAGQVCREVLERFAARRG from the coding sequence ATGCCCCTGTATGATTTTCACTGCGCATCCTGCGGCCGGATGTTCGAGGAGCTCGGTCCGGCCGACGCCCCACCGCCGGCGTGTCCGGCCTGCGGCGGAAAGACCCGGCGGCTGATGTCCGTGGGGCGTGGCTACCGGGCCGACGCGGACTGGATCGCCTCGGTGACCGAGGTGGTGGACAAGGACAGCCGGGCCCCGCATGTGCGGGCCTTTCTGGATTCGCCGGACCGGGCCACCTATCGGTCCTGGCTTCGGGGCGAGCGGATTCGCCCCCTGGAGGCGGGCGAGGGAAAACGGCCTCGTGACCCGGGCCGGGAGACGGCCGGCCAGGTATGCCGGGAGGTCCTCGAGCGGTTCGCGGCCAGGCGCGGGTAG
- a CDS encoding periplasmic heavy metal sensor, whose amino-acid sequence MNARFLKVTLITGLLVLAASLPAMARGQGGGPGGGFGGPGGCYGAMAQLSPEKQAAFQKLVQEHVEKIAPIRAQLQVKKAELHAVTIDPKADQAKIASLAKEIGDIKGRMVEEGATFRTKVNKEIGLMAFGPGCGGPGRGPGGGGRGPCGGGNW is encoded by the coding sequence ATGAACGCTCGTTTTCTCAAGGTGACCCTGATCACAGGACTGCTCGTGTTGGCGGCGTCCCTGCCGGCCATGGCCAGGGGCCAAGGTGGCGGACCCGGCGGCGGTTTCGGCGGCCCTGGCGGCTGCTACGGGGCCATGGCCCAACTCTCCCCGGAAAAGCAGGCCGCCTTCCAGAAGCTGGTCCAGGAGCACGTCGAAAAGATCGCCCCGATCCGGGCCCAACTCCAGGTCAAGAAGGCCGAACTCCATGCCGTGACCATCGATCCCAAGGCCGATCAGGCCAAGATCGCCTCCCTGGCCAAGGAAATCGGCGACATCAAGGGCCGGATGGTCGAGGAAGGCGCCACCTTCCGGACCAAGGTGAACAAGGAAATCGGCCTGATGGCCTTCGGTCCCGGTTGCGGCGGTCCCGGACGCGGACCTGGCGGCGGCGGACGCGGACCCTGCGGTGGCGGCAACTGGTAA